The following proteins are co-located in the Alcaligenes faecalis genome:
- a CDS encoding DUF883 family protein, producing MATKKSVENSGDKFIEEVKASLDEAEKLMREAAEATGDKAGELREKALRSLRVTRDSLHDAQEAVVDHSLRAAKATDNYVHDKPWQAIGVAGIVGLMFGMLISRR from the coding sequence ATGGCTACCAAGAAAAGTGTGGAAAACAGCGGAGACAAATTCATCGAGGAAGTGAAAGCAAGCCTGGATGAGGCCGAAAAATTGATGCGTGAAGCAGCCGAGGCCACGGGCGATAAGGCCGGTGAGCTGCGTGAAAAAGCGTTGCGCTCATTGCGCGTGACCCGGGATTCCTTGCACGATGCCCAGGAAGCGGTAGTGGATCACAGCCTGCGTGCTGCCAAGGCAACCGACAATTATGTCCATGACAAGCCTTGGCAAGCGATTGGCGTGGCCGGTATTGTGGGCCTGATGTTCGGTATGCTGATCAGCCGTCGTTAA
- the ubiD gene encoding 4-hydroxy-3-polyprenylbenzoate decarboxylase produces the protein MKYRDLRDFIAQLEAKGDLKRITQPVSTSLEMTEISDRVLRAGGPALLFENAQHQGAKAAMPVLANLFGTPQRVAWGMGAQDVSALRDTGELLANLKEPQAPTGMRDALSKVSMLKSALWDMSPKQVRSPACQEVVLEGKDVDLNQIPLQLCWPGDVAPLLTWGLVITKGPHAKRQNLGIYRQQLIGRNKLIMRWLSHRGGALDFRDHALTNPGKPFPIAVALGTDPATILGAVTPVPDSLSEYQFAGLLRGSRTEVAKAVGSDLSVPAWAEIVLEGHILPSNHPEALAPDVPEGMKPPADSSYEMALEGPYGDHTGYYNEQDWFPVFTVERITMRRNPIYHSTYTGKPPDEPAVLGVALNEVFVPLLRKQLPEIVDFYLPPEGCSYRLAVVSIRKQYAGHAKRVMFGVWSILRQFMYTKFIVVVDEDVNTRDWKEVIWAMTTRMDPVRDTVLVENTPIDYLDFASPVSGLGGKMGMDATNKWPGETQREWGTPIQMDESTKKKVDDMWGSLGL, from the coding sequence GTGAAATACCGTGACTTGAGAGACTTTATTGCCCAACTGGAAGCCAAGGGCGATCTGAAGCGGATTACGCAGCCCGTTTCCACCTCACTGGAAATGACTGAAATCAGTGACCGGGTACTGCGTGCCGGTGGACCGGCGCTGTTGTTTGAGAACGCCCAGCATCAAGGCGCCAAAGCCGCCATGCCCGTTCTGGCCAATTTGTTCGGCACACCGCAACGCGTCGCCTGGGGCATGGGTGCACAGGATGTGTCGGCATTACGCGACACTGGCGAGCTGCTGGCCAATCTGAAAGAACCACAAGCTCCCACTGGAATGCGTGACGCCCTGTCCAAAGTGTCCATGCTCAAATCCGCCCTGTGGGATATGAGCCCCAAGCAGGTCCGCTCTCCCGCATGTCAGGAAGTCGTGCTGGAAGGCAAGGATGTAGACCTGAACCAGATCCCCTTGCAACTGTGCTGGCCCGGCGACGTGGCCCCCTTGCTGACCTGGGGTCTGGTCATTACCAAAGGCCCTCATGCCAAGCGTCAGAACCTGGGTATCTACCGTCAGCAACTGATTGGCCGTAACAAACTGATCATGCGCTGGCTGTCCCACCGTGGCGGGGCGCTGGATTTCCGCGATCACGCCCTGACCAACCCCGGCAAACCCTTCCCGATTGCAGTCGCCCTGGGCACCGATCCGGCCACGATTCTGGGTGCTGTGACGCCGGTTCCTGACAGCCTGTCCGAATACCAGTTTGCCGGTTTGCTGCGCGGCTCACGCACTGAAGTGGCCAAAGCCGTGGGTAGCGACTTGTCCGTGCCCGCCTGGGCCGAAATTGTACTGGAAGGCCATATCCTGCCCAGCAACCACCCAGAGGCTCTGGCTCCCGACGTCCCCGAAGGGATGAAGCCACCCGCCGACAGCAGCTACGAAATGGCGCTGGAAGGCCCTTATGGCGATCACACCGGCTACTACAACGAACAGGACTGGTTCCCGGTCTTTACCGTTGAGCGCATCACCATGCGCCGCAACCCGATTTACCACAGCACCTACACCGGCAAACCGCCCGATGAACCTGCTGTGCTGGGCGTCGCGCTGAACGAAGTCTTTGTGCCCCTGCTGCGCAAGCAATTGCCTGAAATTGTGGACTTCTACCTGCCACCCGAAGGCTGCAGCTACCGCCTGGCCGTGGTATCGATTCGCAAGCAATACGCAGGCCATGCCAAGCGCGTGATGTTTGGTGTCTGGAGCATCTTGCGCCAGTTCATGTACACCAAGTTCATCGTGGTGGTGGACGAGGACGTGAACACGCGCGACTGGAAGGAAGTGATCTGGGCCATGACCACCCGTATGGACCCGGTGCGCGATACCGTGCTGGTGGAAAACACGCCTATCGACTATCTGGACTTTGCCTCGCCGGTCTCGGGACTGGGCGGCAAGATGGGTATGGATGCCACCAACAAGTGGCCCGGAGAAACCCAGCGCGAATGGGGCACACCTATCCAGATGGATGAATCCACCAAGAAGAAAGTGGACGATATGTGGGGGTCGCTGGGGCTGTAA
- the dacB gene encoding D-alanyl-D-alanine carboxypeptidase/D-alanyl-D-alanine-endopeptidase, producing MGVLKAKPVLSRCKHVALATLLMVQGASLALAQALPPELASVWNASRLPQSSLSIVVDEAEGPRLIGVNAQEPRNPASVMKLVSTWAGLSALGPEYTWRTTLMAQNGLQVDEQGTLKGPLYIKAGGDPFLTVPQLWDMLRELRLRGVKNLTEVVVDRSIFGNVTINPGDFDNAGDRPYNASPDAMMVGLGASRLVFQPDTQARKWVAIIDPPLPGVRVQGEVEWSTATCPGSPVVGTQIQPEAGGMVVRVSGKAAASCGEFSVYRLVHSQTEFFDKLFRSLWRDLGGTLARDIKTGRVPARAQAITWHDSRSLSDLIRLVNKQSNNVMARTILLTVGAEMSGPGATVASGERAVMGILGRQGVNTAGWTVDNGSGLSRNGRVTAGGMADMLKVAWRSNWMPEYISSFAISGVDGTVRSRLRDEEVQGRAHLKTGTLRDSRALAGYVLGASGKRYIVVMMVNDERSAAARPFFDSVVKWLAVR from the coding sequence ATGGGCGTTTTAAAGGCAAAGCCTGTTTTGAGTCGTTGCAAGCATGTGGCCCTGGCCACCTTGCTCATGGTGCAAGGCGCATCGTTAGCCTTGGCCCAGGCCTTGCCGCCCGAGCTGGCTTCGGTCTGGAATGCCAGCCGCTTGCCGCAATCATCCCTGTCCATCGTGGTGGACGAAGCCGAGGGCCCGCGTCTGATTGGCGTCAATGCCCAAGAGCCCCGCAACCCCGCCTCGGTAATGAAACTGGTCAGCACCTGGGCAGGTTTGTCTGCGCTGGGGCCAGAATACACGTGGCGCACGACCTTGATGGCCCAGAATGGCTTGCAAGTGGATGAACAAGGCACCTTGAAAGGGCCTTTGTATATCAAGGCGGGGGGCGATCCGTTTTTGACCGTGCCGCAATTGTGGGACATGTTGCGTGAGCTTCGTTTGCGTGGAGTGAAGAATCTGACCGAAGTTGTTGTGGATCGTTCCATCTTCGGTAACGTCACCATCAATCCGGGCGACTTCGATAATGCGGGCGACCGCCCCTATAACGCCAGCCCGGATGCCATGATGGTGGGGTTGGGGGCGTCCCGACTGGTGTTTCAGCCGGATACCCAAGCGCGTAAGTGGGTTGCGATTATCGACCCGCCCTTGCCGGGCGTGCGCGTTCAGGGTGAAGTCGAGTGGTCGACGGCGACCTGCCCGGGTTCGCCCGTGGTTGGCACCCAGATTCAGCCTGAGGCCGGGGGCATGGTGGTCCGTGTCAGTGGCAAGGCTGCCGCCTCCTGCGGTGAGTTCAGCGTGTACCGACTGGTGCATTCCCAAACCGAATTTTTCGACAAGCTGTTTCGTAGCCTGTGGCGCGATCTGGGCGGCACCTTGGCCCGGGATATCAAGACAGGGCGTGTGCCTGCCCGTGCCCAGGCAATTACCTGGCATGATTCGCGGTCATTATCCGATTTGATTCGCCTTGTTAATAAGCAAAGCAATAACGTGATGGCCCGGACCATTTTGCTGACCGTGGGCGCAGAGATGAGCGGTCCGGGCGCGACCGTTGCGAGTGGTGAACGGGCTGTCATGGGAATTTTAGGTCGCCAGGGTGTCAACACGGCTGGCTGGACGGTGGACAATGGTTCCGGCCTGTCGCGTAATGGACGCGTTACAGCGGGCGGCATGGCCGACATGTTGAAAGTCGCCTGGCGCTCGAACTGGATGCCTGAGTACATTTCTTCCTTCGCGATTTCCGGTGTGGATGGCACGGTGCGTTCGCGCTTGCGCGATGAGGAGGTTCAGGGCCGTGCCCACTTGAAAACCGGAACGCTACGCGATAGTCGCGCGCTGGCCGGTTACGTGCTGGGAGCCAGCGGAAAGCGGTATATTGTCGTCATGATGGTCAATGACGAACGTTCTGCTGCTGCCCGACCCTTTTTTGACTCGGTGGTGAAGTGGTTGGCAGTACGTTAA
- the upp gene encoding uracil phosphoribosyltransferase: MPIHEIRHPLIRHKLGLMRKADLSTKNFREMSQEIASLLTYEACKDLPLEPTTIEGWCGNVEVEKLAGKKVTVVPILRAGIGMLDGVLNLIPGAKVSVIGIARNEETFEAQTYLERLVGELDQRLALIIDPMLATGGSMVATIDLLKKAGCKNIRALVLVAAPEGIATLEKHHPDVHIYTASIDQHLDEHGYIVPGLGDAGDRIFGTRQKVQDGDE, from the coding sequence ATGCCCATACACGAAATACGTCACCCATTAATCCGCCATAAACTGGGTTTGATGCGCAAGGCAGATCTGAGCACAAAAAATTTCCGTGAAATGTCCCAGGAAATTGCCTCTTTGCTGACCTACGAGGCCTGCAAGGATTTGCCCCTGGAACCCACCACGATTGAAGGCTGGTGTGGCAATGTGGAAGTGGAAAAGCTGGCTGGCAAGAAAGTGACGGTTGTCCCTATCTTGCGTGCCGGTATTGGCATGTTGGACGGGGTGTTGAACTTGATTCCTGGCGCCAAGGTCAGTGTGATCGGTATCGCCCGAAATGAAGAAACCTTTGAGGCCCAGACCTATCTGGAGCGTCTGGTCGGCGAATTGGATCAGCGCCTGGCCCTGATTATCGACCCCATGCTGGCAACCGGCGGCTCCATGGTCGCCACGATCGATCTGCTGAAAAAAGCGGGCTGCAAGAATATTCGTGCTCTGGTGTTGGTGGCGGCCCCCGAGGGCATTGCCACTCTTGAAAAACATCACCCTGATGTCCATATCTATACCGCGTCCATTGATCAGCATCTGGACGAGCATGGGTATATTGTGCCGGGCCTGGGTGATGCGGGTGACCGTATTTTTGGTACGCGTCAGAAGGTTCAGGACGGCGACGAGTAA
- a CDS encoding phage holin family protein yields MALRQTISQLGSTLIGAVSTRLELFALEAGQQKASLITIFSMVFGALLFSTLAVLVFSLLLALYFWPTDYRYWALGVLVVLYAGLGVGLFLAVRRRLTTGPIPFSATLSELRRDVAFIERLRDSEEDGK; encoded by the coding sequence ATGGCGCTTAGGCAAACTATCAGTCAGCTTGGTTCTACCTTGATAGGGGCTGTCAGTACCCGGCTGGAGCTGTTTGCTCTGGAGGCGGGTCAGCAAAAGGCGAGCCTGATCACTATTTTCAGTATGGTGTTTGGCGCACTGCTGTTCTCCACTCTGGCGGTGTTGGTTTTCAGCTTGTTGCTGGCTTTGTACTTCTGGCCTACGGACTATCGTTACTGGGCCTTGGGCGTACTGGTCGTTTTGTATGCCGGTTTGGGAGTGGGTTTGTTCCTGGCCGTACGCCGTCGTCTGACCACCGGCCCGATTCCTTTTTCGGCCACCTTGTCCGAGTTGCGTCGCGATGTCGCGTTTATTGAGCGTTTGAGGGATTCCGAGGAGGACGGGAAATGA
- the tgt gene encoding tRNA guanosine(34) transglycosylase Tgt, which produces MSGLKFDLLSTDGAARRGQITLNHGVVQTPIFMPVGTYGSVKAMMPHELNEIGSQIILGNTFHLWLRPGTEVMDKYQGLHNFMQWDKPILTDSGGFQVFSLKGMRKITEEGVKFASPITGERLFLTPEVSMQIQYSLNSDISMVFDECTPYLIDDRPATHIEAAKSMRMSLRWARRSREEFKRLSNPNALFGIVQGGMYEDLRDESLAGLTDIGFEGYAIGGLSVGEPKEDMMRILAHTTPKLPTHAPRYLMGVGTPEDLVEGVSQGVDMFDCVMPTRNARNGWLFTRYGDIKIRNARYRDDTRPLDPSCTCHTCKHFSRGYLHHLQRSNEITGSRLNTLHNLHFYLQIMQEMRDAIEQKRFTAWREQFHQDRARGIE; this is translated from the coding sequence ATGAGTGGACTGAAGTTTGACCTTTTAAGCACCGATGGCGCCGCTCGCCGTGGGCAGATCACCTTGAACCACGGTGTGGTGCAAACCCCCATCTTCATGCCGGTAGGCACGTATGGCAGCGTCAAGGCCATGATGCCGCACGAGTTGAACGAAATTGGTTCACAGATCATTTTGGGCAACACCTTTCACCTGTGGCTGCGTCCGGGCACGGAGGTCATGGACAAATACCAGGGCCTGCATAACTTCATGCAATGGGACAAGCCCATCCTGACGGACTCGGGCGGTTTTCAGGTATTCAGCCTGAAAGGCATGCGCAAGATTACCGAGGAAGGGGTGAAATTTGCCTCCCCCATCACCGGCGAGCGCCTGTTTCTGACACCTGAAGTGTCCATGCAAATCCAGTACTCCTTGAACTCTGATATTTCCATGGTGTTCGACGAATGTACGCCCTACCTGATTGACGACCGCCCTGCCACGCATATTGAGGCGGCCAAATCCATGCGCATGTCCCTGCGCTGGGCGCGTCGTTCGCGCGAGGAGTTCAAGCGTCTAAGCAACCCCAATGCCCTGTTTGGCATTGTGCAAGGCGGCATGTACGAGGACCTGCGCGACGAGTCCCTGGCGGGGCTGACCGACATCGGTTTTGAAGGCTATGCCATTGGTGGCCTATCGGTAGGTGAACCCAAAGAGGACATGATGCGCATTCTGGCGCATACCACTCCGAAACTGCCCACCCATGCCCCCCGCTATCTCATGGGGGTCGGTACGCCTGAAGATCTGGTAGAAGGAGTCAGCCAGGGCGTGGACATGTTTGACTGCGTCATGCCCACCCGCAATGCCCGCAATGGCTGGCTGTTTACGCGCTATGGTGACATCAAGATCCGCAACGCCCGTTACCGCGATGACACCCGCCCGCTGGACCCCAGCTGCACTTGCCATACGTGCAAACATTTCTCGCGTGGCTACTTGCATCATTTGCAGCGTTCCAATGAAATTACCGGCTCGCGTTTGAATACCCTGCACAATCTGCATTTCTATCTGCAGATCATGCAAGAGATGCGCGATGCCATTGAGCAAAAGCGTTTTACGGCCTGGCGGGAGCAATTCCATCAGGATCGGGCACGCGGCATTGAATGA
- the queA gene encoding tRNA preQ1(34) S-adenosylmethionine ribosyltransferase-isomerase QueA, giving the protein MSIDPSLTIAQFDYELPPDLIAQSPPAQRQGSRLLHLDSASQLHDRQFTDLPSLLRKGDLLVFNDTRVIKARLHGQKSSGGKVEVLIERVTGPDTALAHIRASKSPKPGTLLELAEGRVLADCTGREEALFALRFHEPVLDMLEQYGATPLPPYITHTADEQDDSRYQTVYARHPGAVAAPTAGLHFTDDMLATLREQGVDQAFVTLHVGAGTFQPVRVDTISEHVMHAERYHVPAATLAKIEATRAAGGRVIAVGTTSVRSLESAASTEPGMNQPCADGSIEGDTRLFITPGFQYQWVDALITNFHLPQSTLLMLVSALAGIEPIQRAYQHAVQSRYRFFSYGDAMFIEPPTP; this is encoded by the coding sequence ATGAGCATCGACCCCTCTTTAACTATCGCCCAGTTCGACTACGAACTTCCCCCTGATCTGATCGCTCAAAGCCCGCCGGCCCAGCGCCAGGGCAGCCGTCTGCTGCATCTGGACAGTGCCAGCCAATTGCATGACCGCCAGTTCACCGACCTGCCCAGCCTGTTGCGCAAGGGTGACCTGCTGGTCTTTAACGATACGCGCGTCATCAAGGCCCGTCTGCACGGCCAGAAAAGCAGCGGCGGCAAGGTGGAAGTGCTGATCGAGCGCGTAACCGGCCCCGATACGGCTCTGGCCCATATCCGTGCCAGCAAGTCCCCCAAACCCGGCACCTTGCTGGAACTGGCCGAAGGCCGCGTACTGGCCGATTGCACCGGGCGGGAAGAAGCCCTGTTTGCGCTGCGCTTTCACGAGCCGGTGCTGGACATGCTGGAGCAATACGGTGCAACACCTTTGCCACCCTACATTACCCACACGGCCGACGAACAAGACGACTCGCGCTACCAGACGGTGTACGCCCGCCACCCCGGTGCCGTAGCCGCCCCGACGGCTGGCCTGCACTTTACCGACGACATGCTGGCCACCTTGCGCGAGCAAGGCGTGGACCAGGCCTTTGTCACCTTGCACGTGGGCGCAGGCACCTTCCAGCCCGTGCGTGTGGATACTATCAGCGAACACGTCATGCACGCCGAACGCTACCATGTCCCCGCCGCCACCCTGGCCAAGATTGAAGCCACCCGCGCGGCCGGTGGCCGCGTCATTGCTGTAGGCACCACCAGCGTGCGTTCGCTGGAGTCTGCCGCCAGCACAGAGCCCGGCATGAACCAGCCCTGCGCCGATGGCAGCATTGAAGGCGACACGCGCCTGTTCATTACCCCCGGCTTCCAGTACCAGTGGGTCGATGCGCTGATCACCAATTTCCATTTGCCCCAGTCCACCTTGCTGATGCTGGTATCGGCCCTGGCGGGGATCGAACCCATACAACGTGCCTACCAGCACGCCGTCCAATCCCGGTATCGCTTCTTTAGTTACGGCGATGCTATGTTCATTGAGCCTCCTACCCCATGA